The Nostoc sp. 'Peltigera membranacea cyanobiont' N6 genome contains the following window.
TCACTGCAACATCTTCGCCACTGAGCAGACGACCACGGTATACTTGACCCAAGCTTGCAGCCGCCACTGGGCTAGGTGAGAGTTCGCTAAAAATTTCATCAATTGGACGTTCTAGCTCGGTTTCGATAATTTTGTAAGCGATCGCATTATCGAAAGGTGGTAACTGATCTTGTAACTTGATCAGTTCTTCTAGAAAATCCTTACGGATTAAGTCGGGTCTGGTGGAGAGGGCTTGACCAACTTTAATAAAAGTCGGGCCGAGGCGGGTGAGCAGTTCTCGCAACTGGATAGCTCGTTTACCCTTGTTTTGCTCAACTTTGTCTAGCCATTCGTCCCACTTGAGACTAAATATAAATCCTGCAAAAGAGGAGATAATTCTCAGCACTCGCCCCCATGCTAGCCAGGGACGGTAACTATAATAGCGAGCGATCGCATCTGGATTATAGAGTTTTAGCTGAGTAGGTTGATACTGACCCACGCCTTTATTTGCCTCTTCAACTGAAAAATTTACAATTGTTGTTTCTCTACTCAACCTACAAGTTAGTTGCAGGTAAAATGTAGCGGTAATTTTTTATCTAAAACAACTCGAACCCTGCCTTTTTGGGATACTGTTCAAGATAGTTTTAGCATTTGTTACTGCCTAGATTTGTTTATCTTTTTCTTAATTATACTTTATAAAACTACAACTAATTCTCCATCTTTTTGATGATTTTATCTTTTCTTAACCTTATTTTTTATAAATATAAATATTTACCTGTATATACAAATTTGTGTAGTAGATGACAACTCAGTAACTATGTTTGCTATCAGCTATATATTGTAGTAAGTAGATAAACTTAAATTAAACAGAAAACGCTCAGGATAAGGATTTAGGACTTTCCATAGAAGTAGTGAATCTTGATATTATGTTTATTTATACCTACTTAATTAAGTGAAAAATACAATATTACATGTGTCAAAAATAACTGCTCAATAAAAATAAACTTTTGTTAAAGAGTGTATAAGTAGCTAGATTATGATTAAATCTAAAACGTTCAACAGAGTAATTATCATTGTTTGGACGATTTTCAATAGCATGAATCAGAGCGATGCCTGCGGCGGGCTACGCCTACGCCAGTTCATGCTCATCGTCAAAAATCTGTGAAGAAAGCCGATGACGTTTCCGGTACAGCCACTCATCTTCAATACGGTTGATTTGAGGCGAGTATAGTAGCAGAAAAAAATAAATATACAAACCTTGTTGTTGCCAACGTTGCTAGTATTGTTTAACTTTTTTGCTGCAATGAAATGATTCTCCGTCTTGAATAATGACAGTTATTTTACCCCAAACCATTGTTTTCTATAGTCAAAATTTCTTTTCACGCTAGTTTGCGGACAACACCTTTATGTTGCGGTGTGGGAGTTTCCCCGTGATATTAATCCGGCAAAGTAAATTGCGTAGGCGTAGCCCGTTGTAGACATCGCTCTCTGCTAAACTCGTCCATAATTCCCGAAAATACTCCGAAAATACTAAAGCCAAGTTCTCCACTGGATGTGAAATCAAATCGCGGGCTTCTGACTCTTGCAGGTAGGTCATTCGCAAAGCACAGGTGTTAACTCGAGCGATCTGCTGTATTTCTGAAGTGCCCACATTAAAGGATGTTTGGGTGGAAATGATTTCTGCAAGATTAGGACATCTTGAGGAGAACGTAATCATATTGAACTAGCAGTCTCTCTAGCAGCTTCTCGCAGCCGCTCCACATCGCGTATCGGTGGCGCACCAAAGAGCCGCTTGTACTCCCTGTTGAAGTGCGAGGCATCATCATAACCCACTCGGTAGGCAGCACTGCTAGCGTCAAGGCTTTCCCCCAGCATCAGACGGCGAGCCTCCTGTAGCCGCAGTTGTTTCTGGAACTGTAAGGGACTCATTGCAGTGACAGATTTAAAGTGATGGTGAAAGCCCGAAACACTCATTCCAAGCTCTCGTGCGATACTTTCAATCCGAAGTGGCTCGTTAAAGTCTTTACGAAGTCGCTCGATGGCTCTGGCAATGTGGTATGTGTAGCCACCCAGAACTGCAATATGACGGAGCCGATTACCTTGCTCTCCCATCAGGAGTCGGTAAATGATTTCCCGCTTAATCAGTGGTGCGAGAACATGAGCTTCTGTAGGGGAATCTAGAAGCCTGACGAGCCGCACCACAGCGTCCAACAGATTTGCATTCAACGGACTTACGTCAATCGCTTTCACATCAGCACGGCTGCGCGATGAGGGATACCCTGCCTCGACCATCACTGAGCCAACAAGGGTGGGGTCGAGATCGAGGCGAAGGCTAAAGTACGGTTGCGCCTTTGACGCTTCCAGAATTTGACTGACAATCGGCAGTTCGGCTGTAGCAAGCAGATAATGCATCGGGTCATATTGATAGCGATCGCTGCCCAGAAGAACTTCTTTGCTGCCCTGAGCGATCGCACAAAAGGCAGGGATAGAGACACTATGAATGCATTCCGAAGGTGAGGAGGAGCGGTTGAAGTGCAATCCTTTCAGTGGCTCAATCGTCCCATCATGACGAATAGCCTGTGCAATCCGCTCAGTCAGTTCGTCTCTGTGGGCTTGCGCTCTGTCTACCTCGCGCTTTGCCTGCGGGTTGTTCATTAAAGCGATATCGGACTTTTCACTCGTTTTGGCAGCGTTCATTTCTAAGTTTGCAGGATTGTACAACAATTTTAGACGATCGTTTTATTGCTTGCCCTTGAGGATTCTTACAATGAAGCTAAATCAATGAAAAATGATTTCGACTTCTTGCAAGCGTCTGGATTTTTATTTAAGAGAAAACTCAATTTTGATTTGGAAAGAAATTTGCTTACGAGCAAATTCGGCCGGGGGATGCGATCTGGATCTCGCCGGGTGAGAAGCATTGGCACGGTGCTATAGCAACCACAGCCATAACACACATCGCCATTCAGGAATGGCTTAACGGCAAGCCCGTGGACTGGATGGAAAAAGTCAGTGACGAGCAATACCGGGTCTGAGTGTGAAGTAAGACAGTTCCAACCTTTAATTCAAAGACAGGAGTTCAAAAAATGCAAAAGCGCAAACTTGGAAACAGTAACTTGGAAGTTTCGGCCATTGGACTCGGTTGTATGGGAATGAGCTTTTCCTATGGCCCGCCCAAAGACATACAGGAGATGACCGCACTTCTTCATGCCGCCGTCGAACGCGGCGTTACATTCTTTGACACCGCCGAGGTCTACGGCCCGTTATTGAACGAAGAGCTTGTGGGCGAAGCCCTCGCTCCTTTTCGGGGGCAAGTGGCGATCGCCACCAAATTCGGATTCGACCTGAGTCCTAATTCTGATCCCCGTGGTATGAAGGGTTCACCAGGACTGAATAGCCGACCAGAGCATATCAAGGAAGCTGTGGAGGGTTCGCTCAAGCGACTCAAGGTCGAGACAATAGACCTGCTCTATCAGCACCGGGTTGACCCGAACGTGCCGATTGAAGACGTGGCAGGAGCGGTGAAGGAACTTATTCAGTCAGGTAAGGTGAAGCACTTCGGACTTTCTGAAGCCGGCGTGCAAACGATCCGTCGCGCACACGCGGTTCAGCCGATCGCGGCTCTCCAGAGTGAATACTCACTATGGACGAGAACGCCTGAAAAGGAAGTGATACCGACCCTTGAGGAACTCGGAATTGGCTTTGTTCCGTATAGCCCATTGGGCAAGGGCTTTCTGACTGGCAAAATGGATCAAAGCACTACATTCGATAGTTCCGACTTCCGCAGCACCCTACCTCGCTTCACGCCGGAGGCTCTCAAGGCAAATCAAGCCTTAATCGATCTGCTTGGCAGCATCGCAGAACAGAAGCAGGCGACCCCTGCTCAGATTGCGCTTGCTTGGCTGCTGGCTCAGAAACCGTGGATTGTTCCAATCCCAGGTACTACGAAGCTGCATCGCTTGGACGAAAACATCGGGGGAGTATCCGTCGAACTCACGCCCGACGATCTGCATGACATTGATGATGCGGCCTCCAAGATCGTGGTGCAAGGGGCTCGGTATCCCGAAAAATTGGAGCAAATGACAGGTCGCTAAACGGCAAAAAATGCCGATGATTAACGCGAACATTAAGGGGGTTCTGTACGGCATTGCCGCAGCGCTGCGACATCTGCAATAGCAGAAAGCCGGGCATATCATCAATGTCTCCTCTGTGGCTGGCCTTACGGCCAGTACATTTTCATTTTGTTTACGGGAAGCCACCACTAGCATCAAGGCGTTGCTATCCATCAGCGATCGCAAATTGCCACCAACTATATTGACACTTCTAGGCTGATCGCCATTTTCGCATCCTCTAGTAATGGTTCCCACTTCCTACCAAAAAAGCGTACCGGTTCATGTTCTAACTTGCGATGTCTAACGACAAGCCGCTTTGCATCTACCCAAACCTTGTTGAAATTCCAACACTTGTTTAGTACAAGCACCAAAATTCCCATGATTCAGAAACGTCACAGTTGAGTCAAGCGACCATAGATATCTGAAGGATAATCTAGAATCCAAAATCAAAAATTCATAAACTCCCCAGGCCGGATTCGAACCAGCGACCAATCGATTAACAGTCGATCGCTCTACCACTGAGCTACTGAGGACCACTCACGATTTATAATCTTAGGGCTAAAAATAGTATTTGGCAAGTACTTTCGCCAATATTTTTTTAAGATGCTTAATATTAGATAATTTTTGCAGCCAAAATCCATTCAGAAACTTAAGCAGAGACTCTTAAATACCAAATATCTACTATAATCCCATTCGTAATTCAGCCAAACGCTGCCTTGCCTTCGCATCAATGGCATTAGCTAAAAATCTACTCTTCGATTGTTTGCGCGTATGATACTTTTGTCGCATCCGACAGACAGTAGCTTCCACTTCCCCACAGAGTTGTTGTGCCGACAACCATTCAGCCCCATACCCCTGTATCATCAACTGCTGCGCCCGATCTGATGTAGCAACAATCACACGAGAAATCAAAGATTGGGCTATTTGGTGGCGAAAAGAAGCACAGGATTTTTCAATATAAGTATCTGCGGTCTGCCCAAAATCAGTGTAATAAACAGATAAAAGCTCAGTAATTATTTCTTTATTACTAGAGGTGTTCTGATATTGGGCATCAAAAACTATCTGAGTTGCATAACCTTGAAACGCACTATAACCAGTCATTGCTTCCACAAGTTCGCCCCGTGCGGCCTCTAATCCAACGCTATCACGCGTTTTTTTAAGGCAAGGCCAAGCGCCTATGATATTGTAGCCGTCCACTAACAAAACGGCTTGGAGTAAGGAACGGGACATGGTTTTTAATCACAATTTTCTAGAGTTAACAAAATTCATTCATAAGTTTTATAATAATTGATGCATTGTCTGTAACACTATGCTACATAGAATAAAAAATACGGTAGCTTGACAAAACTCAAACCTAAGGTAGACGTACTAACTTAAAACGCGCCTTAGTTTAAAAGGCGCGTTGCAGTTCTTTTTAAGTAGTGGTGACAATCAAGAGTACTGAGTTAAAAGACCACCTATAAAGTAAAAAGTACTCAGGCTTTTGAAAGCCTAAGTACTTTTTACTTTACTCAGCCCATAGCCCTCAGCACTTAATTAAGAGGCTTCGCTGTGTACCTCCATCAGACGTTGTTTGAGACGTTGGGCTTCACCTCTATCTACCAGAGAGCCTTTTTCTAGCAAAAAAGCGCCGTCACAGTAATTTAACTCGTCTAATCGATGTGTTACCCACAGGGCTGTGATCCCTCTGCTTTTAACAAGGCGACGGACACTAGCAACTAAATCCAACTGGCTATCTGGATCTAGTAAGGCAGTAGGTTCATCTAATAATAAGACTTCACAGCGACGGGCGATCGCACCTGCGATCGCCACTCGTTGTTTCTGTCCTCCAGAGAGTGCATAAATAGGTCGTCGTTGCAGGGTAAGCAAATTCACCGCCCCTAGCGCCTCCTCAACCCTGGCTCTAGTGGCAGCAGGTGGCAACTTTTCTTCCACCAATCCAAAAGCCACATCAGCACCAACTGTTGGCATCACCAGTTGATGATCTGGATTTTGGAAGACAAAGCCAACGGGGTGCAAAACCCGAATTTCGCCAGATTCAGCAGCTAATAACCCGGCCAGCAGTCTCAGTAACGTTGATTTTCCACTGCCATTTGTACCCAAGAGCATCCAAAACTCACCCTGGGGTACTTCTAAAGAGCAAGATTTGATAACTTTCTCTCCATTTGGCCAACTGAAATTTAAATCCTTGACCTCAATGCCCACTTGAGCCATTTGTCAACCTTGGTTACTCAGCAGCTACAGCGAAAAAGCCAGGTGGTCTGCCACCACCAGGGGTTGTACCATCTTTCTGAACAATCTGCACCCCAGAAATTTCACTAGCGCGGACAGCAATTTTTTTCTCTGTCTTGCCCTCACACTTGAGTTCTACAATGTCAGGATTCCCAGAACGGATGGCTGCCAAAATTAGCTGATACACAGCCTCAGCATCCTCAGCTGACTTACGTTGTACCGAGATAGGGAAAGCAGTGTTTCTGATGCTTAAATCGATGGTAAACATTTAGCAATAATCAAATTTAACTGTGGACTCATTTTAGCGTCAGCTGACTGATTCTAGGGAAATGGGCATTGGAAGAGACTGAGGGGCACTTAGCTGGGGGCAAGGGGGAAAATTAAAATTATTTCTTTACTCCCTGCTCCCTTGGCTTATCTACCTCATCTGGATCAAAAATTAATTTTTATGACAAAACCCCTAGAAAAATTAGCGATTTACACCTAATATGATTAAAGGTGTGTAAAAAATTGTAAACTTGGTTAACAACCCGGTTAACTTTCTGCTTATGGAAGGCTTTTATATAGCCATCTATAATACAGATACAACCTGTACTTATAAACATTTGGAGATTTGCTCTAATGACCATCGCAGTTGGACGTGCGCCCAGTAGAGGGTGGTTTGACGTTCTAGACGACTGGCTCAAGCGCGATCGCTTCGTATTCGTAGGTTGGTCAGGGATACTATTGTTCCCCTGCGCCTTCCTAGCACTAGGCGGTTGGCTGACCGGCACCACCTTCGTCACCTCTTGGTATACCCACGGATTAGCCTCCTCCTACCTAGAAGGTGCGAACTTTTTGACAGTGGCAGTATCCACCCCCGCCGACAGCATGGGACATTCCCTATTGCTGTTGTGGGGGCCAGAAGCCCAAGGCGACCTCACCCGTTGGTTCCAATTGGGTGGCTTGTGGCCATTCGTTGCCCTACATGGAGCCTTCGGTTTGATTGGCTTCATGTTGCGGCAATTTGAAATT
Protein-coding sequences here:
- a CDS encoding ABC transporter ATP-binding protein; translation: MAQVGIEVKDLNFSWPNGEKVIKSCSLEVPQGEFWMLLGTNGSGKSTLLRLLAGLLAAESGEIRVLHPVGFVFQNPDHQLVMPTVGADVAFGLVEEKLPPAATRARVEEALGAVNLLTLQRRPIYALSGGQKQRVAIAGAIARRCEVLLLDEPTALLDPDSQLDLVASVRRLVKSRGITALWVTHRLDELNYCDGAFLLEKGSLVDRGEAQRLKQRLMEVHSEAS
- a CDS encoding NYN domain-containing protein, with the translated sequence MSRSLLQAVLLVDGYNIIGAWPCLKKTRDSVGLEAARGELVEAMTGYSAFQGYATQIVFDAQYQNTSSNKEIITELLSVYYTDFGQTADTYIEKSCASFRHQIAQSLISRVIVATSDRAQQLMIQGYGAEWLSAQQLCGEVEATVCRMRQKYHTRKQSKSRFLANAIDAKARQRLAELRMGL
- a CDS encoding AraC family transcriptional regulator — protein: MNAAKTSEKSDIALMNNPQAKREVDRAQAHRDELTERIAQAIRHDGTIEPLKGLHFNRSSSPSECIHSVSIPAFCAIAQGSKEVLLGSDRYQYDPMHYLLATAELPIVSQILEASKAQPYFSLRLDLDPTLVGSVMVEAGYPSSRSRADVKAIDVSPLNANLLDAVVRLVRLLDSPTEAHVLAPLIKREIIYRLLMGEQGNRLRHIAVLGGYTYHIARAIERLRKDFNEPLRIESIARELGMSVSGFHHHFKSVTAMSPLQFQKQLRLQEARRLMLGESLDASSAAYRVGYDDASHFNREYKRLFGAPPIRDVERLREAARETASSI
- a CDS encoding aldo/keto reductase, which gives rise to MQKRKLGNSNLEVSAIGLGCMGMSFSYGPPKDIQEMTALLHAAVERGVTFFDTAEVYGPLLNEELVGEALAPFRGQVAIATKFGFDLSPNSDPRGMKGSPGLNSRPEHIKEAVEGSLKRLKVETIDLLYQHRVDPNVPIEDVAGAVKELIQSGKVKHFGLSEAGVQTIRRAHAVQPIAALQSEYSLWTRTPEKEVIPTLEELGIGFVPYSPLGKGFLTGKMDQSTTFDSSDFRSTLPRFTPEALKANQALIDLLGSIAEQKQATPAQIALAWLLAQKPWIVPIPGTTKLHRLDENIGGVSVELTPDDLHDIDDAASKIVVQGARYPEKLEQMTGR